The following are encoded in a window of Sphaerisporangium siamense genomic DNA:
- a CDS encoding NAD(P)/FAD-dependent oxidoreductase — MQTVDVLVVGAGLAGLRTARLLARRELNVMVVDRRRSLSTGIRTTGIFVRRTLDDFDVPDHLLGPGVRDVLLYPPSRRAPIRLTSDRDEFRVADMAGVYEHAHRAAESAGARVLLGVRYVGASMGVVQLAGAEPVRARFIVGADGARSRVARDLGLDVNRRFLVGAEIVHPIAPGTSRPAFHCVLDPRIAPGYLGWVIDDGRHAHVGVAGYPNAMRTGVRHLLDAFAADAPGSTPSAGPVERRGGPIPVGGVLRRLACPAGLLVGDAAGAVSPLTAGGLDPCLRMSELAAAVIAGYLRTGDQRMLSRYDGDALRSRFRGRLLLRRVFAGIRSPAAAEAAVAVLRGRAGRALAARILFGDGSFPEVDPRLADLAIDHSYR, encoded by the coding sequence ATGCAGACAGTGGATGTACTGGTCGTAGGTGCGGGCCTGGCCGGCCTGCGCACGGCCCGGCTGCTCGCGCGACGGGAACTGAACGTGATGGTGGTCGACCGTCGCAGGTCGCTGTCCACGGGCATCCGCACGACGGGGATCTTCGTACGCCGCACCCTCGATGACTTCGACGTGCCGGATCACCTGCTCGGGCCGGGTGTCCGGGATGTGCTGCTGTATCCGCCGTCGCGGCGGGCACCGATCAGGCTCACCAGCGACCGGGACGAGTTCCGCGTGGCCGACATGGCGGGTGTCTACGAGCACGCGCATCGCGCGGCGGAGTCAGCCGGGGCACGGGTCCTCTTGGGCGTACGGTATGTCGGCGCGTCGATGGGCGTTGTGCAGCTCGCGGGTGCGGAACCGGTGAGGGCCCGGTTCATCGTCGGCGCGGACGGCGCCCGCTCCCGAGTGGCTCGTGATCTCGGCCTTGATGTCAACCGCCGCTTTCTCGTCGGTGCCGAGATCGTCCACCCGATCGCGCCGGGCACGAGCCGCCCGGCGTTCCACTGCGTACTCGACCCCCGGATCGCTCCGGGGTACCTGGGATGGGTCATCGACGACGGCCGGCACGCGCATGTCGGCGTCGCGGGATATCCGAACGCGATGCGCACCGGCGTCCGCCACCTGCTGGACGCCTTCGCCGCGGATGCGCCCGGCAGTACACCGTCGGCCGGGCCGGTCGAGCGCCGAGGTGGTCCGATCCCGGTCGGCGGTGTGCTGCGACGGCTGGCGTGCCCCGCCGGACTGCTCGTCGGAGACGCGGCGGGCGCGGTGTCGCCGCTGACGGCCGGTGGGTTGGATCCCTGTTTACGCATGTCCGAACTGGCCGCGGCGGTCATCGCCGGGTATCTGCGTACCGGCGACCAACGCATGCTGAGCCGGTACGACGGGGACGCGTTGCGGAGCCGGTTCCGAGGCCGGCTGTTGTTGCGCCGCGTGTTCGCCGGCATCCGATCCCCCGCTGCGGCGGAGGCGGCGGTGGCTGTGCTGCGCGGTCGTGCCGGTCGGGCCCTGGCGGCGCGGATCCTGTTCGGCGACGGCTCGTTTCCCGAAGTCGACCCACGGCTCGCGGATCTGGCGATCGACCACTCTTACCGGTGA
- a CDS encoding helix-turn-helix domain-containing protein, with amino-acid sequence MRKRRGLNQLQVAERMGISVARVSQIEKGDVSTREVLDRYVAALGGVLKLVADFGDEQLKVS; translated from the coding sequence ATGCGCAAGCGCCGTGGGCTCAACCAGTTGCAGGTCGCTGAGCGCATGGGTATCTCTGTGGCACGCGTCTCCCAGATCGAGAAGGGTGACGTGTCCACCCGCGAGGTCCTGGACCGCTACGTCGCGGCCCTTGGCGGCGTTCTGAAACTGGTTGCGGACTTTGGTGACGAGCAGCTGAAGGTCAGCTGA